TActtaaatactattaaaattctCACCTAATATACACATATGTCAAACTTATCCCATCCTCACTAATTCTGTATTTATCAGTTCCCAAGACTAATGACAACAAGTGGTGTAAAACTTTCCTCCATAATTCATGCCCCCAAATTTGCTTCCAACATTTTGGCACATCCCAGCCCTTCAGTTTTCTTTACCAGGCAGAGCAAGAGGAAAGGGGGAGTGGAGTTCATAATTTTGCAATTTAACTGTTTATTATAAGAAAGTAGATGTCTTGTCAGCTGTGGATCCCCAAATCCAGCATATCACCTGGTCAATATGAAGTGTTCAAACAATATATAACCCAATCGGTTGCTAGGAAAGAGTTAGCCCAGGTTCCTTTGAGATTTGAGTTTCGGGTCTCTTGTAAAACATAATGGTTGTATAATCTTAGTTAAGCTTCCTGACTAAGAAACTAGTAACTCTGAGTTTCCTCTACTATAAATGGAGATAACAAGGCCTTCAGCTCCAATGGAGACAGACCTCTGTCAGGATTGAATGAGATGACAAAGGAACCAATGACGGTTTGACATACGCCAACCTATAAGCTACTGCTCTTCTGAACAGTAATTGACCAATGATAAATTTAatcatcttttttctgttttccagtccACTCTCAACTAGATAAACATCATTTACAGGGTTAGATtgcaatggaaagaaatatataagcTGGATTTATTTCTTACCTTCATAGGCATATAAATATGTCATCGTACTCTCACAACCCattcagagagaagaaagattttGCAAGGATAATTAGTCCCACAGAAAACCCTCCCCTGGCAGTCTGCAATTATTCTGCATTACAAGTAATCAGaaccaaacaggaaaaaagatgaatctgttcctctccctcttttctcaaCTAGTGGAAACATTAAAGCACTATAAAATAGCAGTAATTTGAATCAAGAGGGGGTAACAggaataacaaaaaaatcaacactgACCCCCCTTGGGCGTTATTTTCAGTGCTCATTATCAAAGCAGTAATTAAATTGAATTCACAAAAAAATGTGTGACTAGTAGTCTTTTAATCAATCCTCAAAAAATCCAGTTATTTTCATTGAAAAGCATATTGTAATATTAAATTATGAAGCTTAAAATAATAAGCTAAAAATGTCTCTTGGTTGCAAGGGTTAAATTCAGCTCATTTCTACTGAGCtgactttagggaaaaaaataagggaaTGTCTTATACTTgagtgtgtacacacatgtgtacacgtgtgtgcgcacacacacacacacttcaaaaaGACCCTGCTCTAGCTATCAAGTTTTATAGAATATCCCTTTGGttaaatgtatttctcaaattCTGTACATCATGTCTatataaaggaaatggaaattgtaTTAAGTTTAGtcaaatgagaaatgaaatgataaatgaaaccAAATAGAATAGAAATTGAGTATTCAGTTTGACAAAAATGGTTGATATTAAAACCACTGGAGACTGATTATTAGCAGCTTTAGAAATGGAGCTACAGAGAGATGGTCCTTACTCTAGATTTTAGGGGATTAATCAGTGTTCACCAGCTGGACATGGAGAAAACGAGACCATCCAGGCAGACAGCTAGCAGAGGCAGGGGCATTACCAATGCAATGTATTTAGGGAACTAAAATATAATCCGTTCttgagaaacaaaatttgaaaaagggTGGCTTAGGGTGACAGACAACACACAGATGAGACTAAAACAGAAAGAGGTTTTGCTATactccagagaaacaaaagaatcCACGGAGTGCTTTGATATTTCCActatttattcaaatttcattcttaaaaggtagttttactctttaaaaacaaaaaagagcagaAGGCAAAATCCAAGGAAATCTGAGCAAGGTATGgactttatataataataatgtatcaacatTTAATAATGGGAGGGAACTGGACGTGAGGTATGTGGAAACTGTACTATCTTcataacttttctgtaaatcgaAATCTCttctaaattcttttaaatgaGCTCAAACATGCTTAGTAAATTTTAACACAATGAAATCCCTCAATAATTTAATTGCTGTgcctcatttgtttctatgcagaTATTAGAATAAACTATTTCTGCCATCCCTGTTTATGGATAAATTTGTCCAAAATTgcaaaatgaatcataaaaagGTACAATTTCACCACATGCACATAAATCAATTTCTAAATGctgttaaatataaacaaaaagtatgaataaataaaaaacaactatcGGACTATTATCTGTCATTCATAATATCAATATCAAATCTAGTTATTTGTGTGCTCACGGATTGgctttgtgaaaataaatgttatcaatGTGAAGGTGTCAAATTAATTAAATccaataaaattatgtatatttatattatactcacacatatatgtgtgtgtttgtatacatgTGTACATGCTTCTGTGTAAGACatctttaaagtaaaataatgctAATGAATAATGTAGCATTTTGAAGACAATTGgctaaatgcttttaaaaagctaTACAACTTGCAATGTATCATGTAGGCTTTAGAACATCATTAAAAGATATATAGATGTGCAACATTTCGACAGGCAGAAGAAAAGATAATTCCTGAGCAGAGAAAAAGGCATGAAAGGACTCGAGAAATGAGAGATTTGGGTACAACCTGGAAAAGCAGGCAGTTCACTTTTCCTGAGGCAAAGGGTAGTGAACAAACACACTGGAAAATCAAGTTGGGCCCAAACTTTGGAAGAGTTAGCAAGCTAACTGATGGACAGACAGGTAGGCGTCTCTGCATGCGATATGGACTACCCACAAGGCTGTTACAAATACCTAAGCTAACCTCAAGGTAAGGGCTGTTGGGGAAAGAAAATGGACGAAGTTGGAGACATTGAATGTGTGCGTATGTTGTAAGTGACATggtgaagaaagaggaaatgaatgaaaaggaagagCCAAAGTTCCCTGGATTTTAGTCCATATTAAGAGGAAGATGACAATGgcttttataaatgagaaataggGGCAGAAGAACAAGATTAGTGAAAAGATAGCAGATTAGGATTTGAACTTATTTAATTGTTGGAAACTTTATCAGAAGGCTTGCAGGATTTTAGAGGCACATACCTAGAAAACAGTAGAGTATTAGATTACAGATAGAGCTTTTTCTAACCATCTCACATAGTTGATAATTGAAGATGTGAAAGAAAATGGCATTTCCTATGAAGGGAGTCTATTCATGAGAACATCTGACTATGACATCACTGTTTAATTTCCCATGCACCCTTTTTCTGAGTCATGGCAAATAATTccaatatttttaacctttttatgaATGACTATTTGTTTGATCTTTCTGTATCATGAGTTGTGGTTCCATTAAGCTTAATTCTGAGAAAAATTCACAATAAGTAAGAAAAAAGTAGAATATGTAAGACGTGCACCACCTCGTTGATTTAAAAATACGAACTGATTCTACTGTGGCAAATACTTAACACTGGCTTTGCTAAAGGCGGAAAGGAAACGTGTACCTCTCTTTTGGGGAAGGAAATGAGTACTTCTCCTTACACTTGCCCCGAGTCCCCTTTCAAGTTGCTCTTCCTGATTTTCAGTTACTAATTTTCTGCCAGACAATGGAGTCTGGGTTTCTGCAAAGCTAAATGACTGCATCAAGCTGAGCCATGCAAACACCCTAGACCTTACTCTatcaaaagactaaaaataaGTCAAACCCAGCTTAAATTATAAGTGCATCGCACCGCACCACTAAATCATAATTGTCAAATTCACCGCAACATCCTGAGCCGGTCAAGAGTTGTGAGGCCCAAGATTACAAGGCAGACAATGCAACCTAGAATTGAGGCGGTGTTCCTGTACTTGGGGTTCCAGCTTCAGAGGGGCATGACTTTGGTTTCGTTTGGTTTCTGGGCGTCAGAAACCTCCTCCAGCAACCAGACTTTGAATTGAGAAACACGCAACTACAAGCGTTTCATATTCGTAGGACGCATTGAGCCAGTTTCTTCCACGGTTATTTTGAATCTCAGGTTCTATCAAGCCGTCTGGCAGCTGCGTTCACCATGGCGGCCTTCTAAAGGCCAGCTTACGTGTAGTAAGTGACTGCCCCTGGGGGACAAGTCGTTCTCTTGAGACATGACTCAAGGCAGCTGCCCAAAGTAAGAGAAACAGGAAGTAAAACGAATGTGCTGGGATAATCTTGCACAGCGCTGCATATTACTTTTTCAACAGCAATTTATTGCGACTTCTAAACAAAGGAACCGCTTTCTCATTCACCATTACCTCCTTTCTTGAATCAGTATCTATGCTGCCCTCTTGGAACCATATTATGCCAACACACTCTACTCACTTCCATGAACTCATCGTGAATACTTTCAGCACATGGCACTGTCCTCAGGAGGAGTGTCGTGACTTCATCTGGAATGTCTGTCTCAAGCTCAGGACTAACCATGGTGACAACGAGCTAGTATTGTGTGACAGTCCAGAGCATGATGGCCAGTACATAGCTCACACCCTCGCTTTGAAAATCAGTGAAGGACTATATtccaaaaaatgtttgttattttctggAAGACGTCTCTTTGAATTCCATGCAAGTGGAACTTCCTGTGCGGCTCCAAACAGAGTACTTCCCCCTGCAAGCGTCCAGCCTCAGCCCCTGCACTCTGCATTGCTTCCCTTACCTGTTAATCCCCACATTTCTCAGTAGGAAGGACGCTGTTGTTTTCTGGTAGTTTAGTGGTAAAAGTTCTATAATTCTACCCAAAACAAACCCGGGTTCCAAACCCAGGGCTATTTTTTCCCAACTGTAAGATTTCAGGCAACTTAACTCTGAACCTCAACTTCTTTGTCTGTAGAAATGGGTATAACAGGACTTCCTCCTTAGGGCTGACGTGAAAATTAAATGGACCGCCCCAGTAAAAGGGACACACCAATGTGCCAAGACCTTGCAAACACTCGAAACCTCTAACTGTTGTAATTAGGATTGCATTTTCCGTATATAACACGGCCCTCAGGTTCATCCTGGGtgttgcatacattttttaaagatagatgaaggaagttatttttaataagtcATGAATGATTTCAGTTGTCTGGCATATGGATGCTCCTTTTCAGGTGTCAGTACAAAACATTTTactataattgaaatttattaatCGACAAAATAATGGTGCTATCCACCTAACCTTGTGATCATTATTAATTAACTCAATTTAGGAATAACTTGGTATTTAAACACTAATCAATCTGTGCCCGTACATGATATATGgatagaataaattaaaataaaagtttcccCTTTACTAGGGTCAAAGTAACTTTGTCCCTAAACCCAATAAAACATAACTTTAGACACCTCTTTCCAAACCACTTCTGACCTGGAACTGACTGTTCTCCCATTGTAAGATATCAGGCATTTTATTTTGTCGGCTTTGtttcaatttccatttaaataataaCAGAGGAACCAGCAGGAGCAAGTAAAAGTGCCTGTGACTATGGGTGACAAAGAGGCAGGAACTACATCATAAACACAGCAATAACCCccaaaactatattttttaatatgatcaGAGTGCACATTTCCACAtgaccattttttttctcttttaaattagGGTTACCAGAAAATGTTCTCACAATCATGTTGTTGTCTTGCTTCCAATTGTTTCCTAGTATCTAGTCAAGGAATTCTCTTCAGAAATCTACTTTAGAGCAGCTGCTAAGCAAATAAGAGcagaattctattaaaaaaatacaaaaatgatattAGTTCTGAAGATAATTATTAGAGGTAAATTAAAggaacataattttcttttttagaattcaAGCCAGTAAAAAGTGGATGTTAATATGGGGAGGAAAAGGGCCAaggttttaaaaacttgaaagaggaaggaagcatGGGTGTTAAGCAGTGTTTGTTGGTTACACTAAAAATTTATCAAGAGGAAAGTTCTCAGtatcttggttttgttttgttttgttttgaagttctGGCCAGAGGTTCAGGCATGACTGCATAATTGCCTAAAGTTTGGATCAAGCCAATTGGTCTACAGAAACAGCAGTTTCTGTTGTGGTTTTGCTTTCACAGACCTAAATATTGCCCACATTTCAAATTCACGTTTTGAAATCGGGATTGAAAGGTTTGTTTTGCCGTAGTTTCTTGTTTACTTCCACAATCATtatagaaggaggaggagggaggaaagagaaaaaaaaaagagacaaaagggAAAACTAGCGATTATGCAACCAAGCCACCTTTCCAGTcacagaaatataatagaaaaggGAGCAGCTTTCAAGCCGTTGCTAATCTATGGCCGAATTAAAGGAATGTAATCTCAAATAATAAGAGTGAGTCCAACTGTCTCTTCTCAAGTTCAGGTAATAAGATACAAAGGGTGAAAGGAATTgtgggaaagaaaatcaaacaggAACACACTAATGTCAATAATGTCATGAGTGTCGATGTGCTAAGAAACCCTGGTCACACTGGTGTGTCTGACTCCCCATTCACTTTGGCAGCGAATTCggtttaaacatattaaaagcaGAGATAGATCCTTCACTTTACTCTGAAGTATATACATTCTTAGGTATTTGTGGAAAATCTgtcaaaatacttaaaagaatcATGATCCATGCATATTTCCTTACTACCTTCTGAGAAAAGCACATAACATAGCCTAagaaataaatcttgaaaatCCAACACTGTGGTAGAGACATAAGAAAAAGAATGGTTAAATATCACTCACATTGATCACTCTTGCTTTTTCTCTGAGATCAGAATCTGTTGACTCATTCAGGTCCTGCTCAGTACTAAGGCCTCCCAAGATGGTCGTGTTTGACCAGGAATTATCTCACCAGCATCTAACGACAGCGGACAAGTTAGCATTGCACGCCAGTCACACGACACCTTCTCAAATTCTTGTTGGGCCTGACCTTTGCGTGTTTTCCTGGTTTCTCCACAATCGTTCCCCTACTAACATGTGGTACTCAGGGTCAATTTACTAAGGAAGAGAAATACAGACTCTCTCCTCACTCCGGTGAAAATGCCAGTGGAAGGAGCAGTGGGACAGACGTGACTTTCACCATGGTGGTCATTGGAGCCACCCATACTCTTATACTTAGGGAATGTCTGTAGATTGTCACAGCAGTTCTGAGTACTGATTTCCTACACATTAATTTCCTGGTACTCTAATATAGTCAAAAGATTGCtcacaacataaaaaaataataataataatacttcatGACAAACAGGACAAGTTTTATATACAGGAGAAATAAATGGTGATATGTAAAGCATAATTTGAggattgtattagtttcctgttgctgcggTAACAATTTGTAACAACTTTCATGAGGTAATACAACACAAATGTATAATGTTACCGTGTTGTGGAACAGAAGTGCAGTATGGGTCTCAgcagaaataaaaccaaggtGCCAGCAGGCTGTCATCTTTTCCAGAGGGTCTAGGGGAGAATCCCTTTCATACGTATTTGGGTTTTTTGGCAGATTTGAGTTCTTTGAAGTTTTGGACCAAGATCTCCACTCTCTTGCTGGTTCTAAACTTGAGCGCCATTCCCACCTTCTAGAACTCATCCCATTCTTTGTCTCATGACCgtcttcttccatcttcaagcTCAGCAACAGTCCTTCTCAGGTTGCATCTCTCCCACCCACTCTTCCGTCTTCCTCCCCCACTTTTAAGGACTCACGTGACGAGGCTGGGTccacctggataacccaggataTGCCTCCCCTTCTTGAGGTCCTTACCCGTGACCCCACCAGCCAAGTTCCTTTCCCCCCCATAAGGGAGTAGTCACACGTTCTGGGAATTAGGGCCTGGCCATCTTGGGAGGGCTTTCACTCTGCCTACCAGAGAAAGTGCTGCTTCCTGACAAAGATACACATCTACACgtttctgtttgtttgaaaaGAGAGACCTGGAGCAACTGAGCGTATAtgaaactcagtttcttcatctatgcaCCTGGACGTCGTTGTAAATATGACATGTGGAAAGGGGTATATAAACAGTACTTAATCCCTCAAAACCTTTAAACACGTTATAAAGGCAAAACCCTTGAGATAGTGTCATAATTCTACGAATAGAGAGCGAGCCGTCTTTCTTCACTCTATAGCAAActttttatattagaaataatcaCTGACCATGAGAAATAATTGTAGAGGGCAGTGaacatagaaaatgaatataagtgAAAATAAGTTGAACAAACCCTGGAAACATAGATCTTATAAGGAGGGAATTCCAGGGTCCTGAGTCCGAGAAATATGGCCTTGAAGATGAGGGGTTCTCCAGGTAGAGAACTATAGAAtaacctccccccacacacccatgGCTGCAAGAGACCCAAAGTCAGGTCCAAAGTAGGGGACCCTCTTACTCAGTTTAAGTGTGATACCAGCCTCATTTCAACAGAGATGACACTCCCCTTTCATAGTTGTGAAGATCACAGCTAATTTCTATGTGGTCCCTCATGGATCCTGTGTGAGATGGGAGCTGTTATGATCCAGTAGAGAGAAGCCATAGCTACTCTGTTAATATTTCCAGTTACACTGTAGTATCAAGCAGTACATTTTCTCAGCATTAATATTTTGTAGTTAAAATAAACCACTCCTTTTCTTGGTAGATGGACTGGAGACTTTCACCCGATTTCTTAAAACCGAATTCAGTGAGGAAAACATTGAATTTTGGATAGCCTGCGAAGACTTCAAGAAAAGCAGAGACCCTCAGCAAATTATCCTTAAAGCAAAAGCAATATATGAGAAATTTATCCAGAGTGATGCTCCACAAGAGGTAAAGAGAATTGCAAAAATTTACACGTGTTTGCGAAACGTTTGAGAGTCTGCCTTTACCAAATGCATACCCCCATACATTTCACCAGAAAGGTAAGGATTTTATTGAAGCAGAACGGGGGTTTACAGATTTCTACagacaaaaaaaatacattgtaagACAGCTGACACGGAAGTAATGGTATAATTGAAGTCACACCTCTGGGTTATTTTTATTCTAGACTAAGAGTGAACACAATTACTTGCAACATTTAGATTCAGTCAGTCATATTAATCACTTTAGCATAAGCAACCTCTCATAGAAACTAAAGATTTCGGTaagtgggggaggcaggagaaatgaagaaatttgtATTATGTATCATTTTCATGTTAGCTCATCTACCTACACAAAGTTTTAGTTGCCCTAAAATGATTATTCCTCCACCTTCAgatagacttaatttttttttcataatagagAAATGAGGTAGATCTAATTGGGCAATGGTTCAAGTGAAAACATAACTGTGATTTTTCTTGGACTGCAAACTCAGTGTGAGATAATTATATGATGCAATTGCTCAAGTGGCTATAAAACCAGCAAATGTTACTGGACTGTCCTCAACTATGAAAAACTAGGGTTTCTACTACATGTTCCATACATAGTATTGCTTCAGTGAAGTATTTGGTAGTTTAGCACCGTTAAAGAATTCTGATCGACTGCAAATTAGTAGAGTCCATGAGGAAGCACTGTGAATAGCATTTCACATGAAATGATTATTGTTTTCCTCGTTTGAGTATGTTTCAATTTGTTCTGTGTTACCATGCATTATTCTGTTTTCCTCAAAGCCGACTTTATACACAGACAACAAAGGCAGCTCGTCCTATGGTGTTACCcacaagggaaaaggaaagactCCTAGTTGGAAACTCACCAACATCAGAACCAAATATATCAGCAGTGCTTTGATATAAAGCATTAAAGGATTTTATATCTTGAACAGATATTCCTTTTCTGCACACATTTGGTTGTAAGGCAACAtcataatataatgaaaaagcaCTGGGATAAAAGAAAAGCCCCACATCGATTTCCCAAATATGCCCCAAACTCACTGTTTGCCAtcactgaaaattatttaatttctatgaaGCTTGATTTCCACTTTGAAAATGGGTTGTACCTAATGGTCCCTATGATTCTTACCATGACGATAGTCCACGGTTCTAAGTTAGCTGAGCGTGGGAAGGCCCAGGAGCGTAGGGGAGAAGAACCAGGTGGAGTGCCACCCCGAGTGAACCATGGGACACCTGGACCCATAACAGGAACAGCATCCGGGCACCCAGGTGCGCTGTGCCAACTGCACACTGGATAGTCCTGTACTGTTTGTTTCTCAACGGTGTTTATTTCAACAGGTTAACCAtaatcacacttttttttttttttttttaaattatcatccAGGTAAACCTTGATTTTCACACCAAGGAAGTCATTACTAAGAGCCTCGCCCAGCCCACCCTCCACAGTTTTGATGCGGCACAAAGCAGAGTGTATCAGCTGATGGAACAAGACAGTTACACACGTTTCCTGAAATCTGACATCTATTTAGACTTGATAGAAGGAAGACCGCAGAGACCAACCAATCTTAGAAGACGATCCCGCTCATTTACTTACAATGAATTCCAGGATGTAAAGTCAGATGTCTCCATTTGGttataaagaaaactaattttgctCATTTTGATGGCAAGCCTGTACATCTGCTTCTAAGACACAGCACATTTATGTTAACAAATGggctcatcttttaaaataaaatgcatcatgGGAAAGGACTTTAAGaatgtaaatcaaaatttttattctaaCAATACTGTGTCTGTCAATAGTTTCTGTTAAACATTCCATTTGACTTCATTCCATTCATAATGAGAAAAACTTATTGATTAATTAAATGGCAGTAGGGaagtaataataatgttttataagaTTGTAAAGTTCAGGTTAAGCTTTTTCAAAACTGGTGACAGTTTAACCAAATatctattttggattttttttctagatgtaAATAACATTAATGCTTAGATACATATTCAACAACACCTCCCATAACGATGAAGATTCTATCTGTGTAAGGAAAGTGTGGAAGTCATCCGGTTCTTACAGTGGGAGAGGATGGACATTTGTTCTTGGGTCACTAACCCTAGCTCAAAGAAAGCACTATGTGACTTCT
Above is a window of Rhinolophus sinicus isolate RSC01 linkage group LG12, ASM3656204v1, whole genome shotgun sequence DNA encoding:
- the RGS18 gene encoding regulator of G-protein signaling 18 yields the protein METSLIFFPQLNMCESKEKTFFKLIHGSAKEETSKEAKIRAKEKRNRLSLLLQKPEFHEETHSSRPRRFAKETRVSLEEAVMWAESFDKLLSHKDGLETFTRFLKTEFSEENIEFWIACEDFKKSRDPQQIILKAKAIYEKFIQSDAPQEVNLDFHTKEVITKSLAQPTLHSFDAAQSRVYQLMEQDSYTRFLKSDIYLDLIEGRPQRPTNLRRRSRSFTYNEFQDVKSDVSIWL